The following are from one region of the Phycisphaeraceae bacterium genome:
- a CDS encoding DUF2089 family protein: protein MNQPPNPPQLPLLNLPPEDLALVQELVLQSGSLKGLAEVYSVSYPTIRARLDKVIERLRGLIAGRKPDPLREYLAELIDRGGISVESARRVLDLSERAGSAMDNGGVS, encoded by the coding sequence GTGAACCAGCCCCCCAATCCACCACAACTGCCCCTCCTGAACCTCCCGCCCGAGGACCTTGCACTGGTGCAGGAACTGGTCTTGCAGTCCGGGTCGCTCAAGGGGTTGGCGGAGGTCTATAGCGTCAGTTACCCCACGATCCGGGCAAGGCTCGACAAGGTGATTGAGCGTTTGAGGGGGCTCATCGCGGGTCGCAAGCCCGATCCGCTGCGCGAGTATCTGGCGGAACTGATCGACCGAGGCGGAATCTCGGTCGAGTCGGCGCGGCGCGTGCTCGACCTGTCCGAGCGAGCCGGCAGCGCCATGGACAATGGAGGTGTGTCATGA
- a CDS encoding sigma-70 family RNA polymerase sigma factor, with product MSDEALARAVALGQRDAAAELVKRYQHRVFGICMNLVGPARAADLTQDALLRILTHIEGFSGLSELSTWIYRVTTNTCLSHLRRERRSPVQTGPLHDTTTSGRELSSAVGIEQTEQTATLMRALLSLPDEHRAILVLRDVRGLEYEQLSEVLEIPLGTVRSRLFRARRALRHAFEIGQATGDENS from the coding sequence ATGTCCGATGAAGCACTCGCCCGCGCGGTCGCACTCGGCCAGCGCGATGCAGCCGCCGAACTTGTCAAACGATATCAGCATCGAGTGTTCGGTATCTGTATGAATCTGGTCGGGCCCGCGCGGGCTGCCGATTTGACTCAGGACGCCCTGCTTCGCATTCTCACCCACATCGAGGGGTTCTCGGGCCTCAGTGAACTCAGCACATGGATCTACCGCGTCACGACCAATACCTGCCTCTCGCACCTCAGGCGGGAGCGCCGTTCCCCAGTACAGACCGGACCACTGCACGACACCACCACCTCTGGACGGGAACTTTCGTCAGCCGTTGGCATCGAACAAACCGAGCAGACCGCGACCTTGATGCGCGCCCTGCTTTCGCTTCCCGACGAACATCGGGCGATTCTCGTTCTCCGCGATGTTCGCGGCTTGGAGTACGAACAGTTGTCGGAAGTGCTGGAAATACCCCTCGGAACCGTCCGGAGCCGCCTCTTTCGTGCCCGGCGCGCGTTGCGACACGCTTTTGAAATCGGCCAAGCTACAGGCGATGAGAACTCATGA